The Hyphomicrobiales bacterium genome has a window encoding:
- a CDS encoding DNA-directed RNA polymerase III 47 kDa polypeptide — protein sequence MRRLLMAAGLALAAIAATPASAAPQAIPQAEALDRLPVEYARHTREHREWEIQQNMARQHRRDSYRHGRGYDRGYGYGYRGGPGRGHDDGGPRGRGMPPYGQAPGYGNNGDFR from the coding sequence ATGCGTAGACTTCTGATGGCCGCCGGCCTCGCTCTCGCCGCGATCGCGGCAACGCCCGCCAGCGCTGCGCCGCAGGCCATCCCGCAGGCCGAGGCTCTGGACCGGCTGCCCGTCGAATATGCCCGCCACACGCGCGAACACCGCGAATGGGAAATCCAGCAGAACATGGCACGGCAGCACAGGCGCGACAGCTACCGCCATGGCCGCGGCTATGATCGGGGCTACGGCTATGGCTACAGAGGTGGCCCCGGCCGTGGCCATGATGACGGCGGTCCGCGCGGACGCGGCATGCCGCCCTACGGGCAGGCCCCCGGCTACGGCAACAACGGCGACTTCCGCTAG
- a CDS encoding conserved hypothetical protein (Evidence 4 : Unknown function but conserved in other organisms): MFGFLDPFIKQVQDQATEYAAAQSDILRRVWSAWIDPYHALRPAKAVAERRAPYHRPVARKRPS, encoded by the coding sequence ATGTTTGGCTTCCTCGACCCGTTCATCAAGCAGGTCCAAGATCAGGCCACCGAATACGCGGCCGCCCAATCGGATATCCTCCGGCGCGTCTGGAGCGCATGGATCGACCCTTATCACGCGCTCCGACCGGCAAAAGCCGTGGCCGAACGCCGGGCGCCCTACCATCGGCCTGTCGCGCGCAAGCGGCCAAGCTGA
- a CDS encoding transcriptional regulator, Crp/Fnr family → MITPEELRAIASWSHDLSDDEFEEARRGISFKSYGKGASICHVGDRLESWTGVAEGLVKMATTSKSGKSATLAGLRAGAWFGEGTVIKAEARRYELVALRETRLALMRRSTFLWLFEHSAAFNRFLVHQFNERLAQFISLAETERTLDSTGRLARNLAWLFNPILYPDLGRTLAVSQEELGMLAGISRQMANQGLAKLAELGLIELGHGSITIRDLDRLARYEG, encoded by the coding sequence TTGATCACCCCCGAGGAACTGCGCGCCATCGCTTCCTGGTCCCATGATCTCTCGGACGACGAGTTCGAGGAGGCGCGGCGCGGCATCTCCTTCAAGAGCTACGGCAAGGGCGCCTCGATCTGCCATGTCGGAGACCGGCTGGAATCCTGGACCGGCGTGGCCGAGGGGCTGGTCAAGATGGCGACCACCTCGAAATCCGGCAAATCGGCGACCCTCGCGGGCCTGCGCGCCGGCGCCTGGTTCGGCGAAGGCACCGTGATCAAGGCCGAAGCGCGCCGCTACGAGCTGGTGGCGCTGCGCGAGACGCGCCTCGCCTTGATGCGCCGCTCGACATTCCTCTGGCTGTTCGAGCACTCGGCGGCGTTCAACCGCTTCCTCGTCCACCAGTTCAACGAGCGCCTTGCCCAGTTCATCTCGCTGGCCGAGACCGAGCGCACGCTCGATTCCACCGGGCGCCTCGCCCGCAACCTCGCCTGGCTGTTCAACCCGATCCTGTATCCCGATCTCGGGCGCACGCTGGCGGTCTCGCAGGAGGAGCTCGGCATGCTCGCCGGCATCTCCCGCCAGATGGCCAATCAGGGGCTGGCGAAGCTGGCCGAGCTCGGCCTGATCGAACTCGGCCACGGCAGCATCACCATCCGGGACCTGGATCGGCTCGCCCGCTATGAAGGTTGA
- a CDS encoding Indolepyruvate ferredoxin oxidoreductase, alpha and beta subunits, with amino-acid sequence MAETPRKSGTEAGALRNVALDDKYDLDKREVFLTGTQAVARMLLMQRERDRQAGLDTAGFVSGYRGSPLGGLDQQLMRASKPLKAANIVFQPGLNEDLAATAIWGTQQAGLSGEGKHDGVFALWYGKGPGVDRSGDVFRHGNMAGTDPKGGVICLMGDDHTAESSTNAHQTEFVLVDRMMPILNPAGVQEIIDYGLHGIALSRFASVWVGIKCVKDNIESTASVDGSLDRVTIVAPTDYTPPPGGLAIRRELDFVEQERRMHLYKRDAMLAYLRANKLNRIVTHGGKKPRIGIATVGKSYLDVQQALADLGIDEVRANDLGIRLFKLACPWPIDPAELKSFAKGLDLIMVVEEKRSLIEVQVREELYGAKHQPMVIGKKDETGDWLFPVHGALDPNDIAIALGGRLLQYRDDPALRARLEEIAAAQGRLAEAQEIARRTPYFCSGCPHNSSTVVPEGSRAYAGIGCHYMVQWMDRDTAGFTQMGGEGANWVGEAPFSTRGHVFQNLGDGTYTHSGSLAIRWAVASGVTITYKLLYNDAVAMTGGQQAEGHLSPDQMARQVAAEGVQRIAVVSDDPGKYPPGTQWPAGTTLHHRDELDAVQRELAGTSGVSLLLYDQTCATEKRRRRKRGAYPDPDKRVIVNELVCEGCGDCGVQSNCVSVQPLETEFGRKRQIDQSNCNKDFSCVKGFCPSFVTVHGAKPKKADPLRLDASALGEGDLPEPVVPALDRSFAVIVTGVGGTGVVTIGAILGMAAHLEGKGCGMIDMAGLAQKGGAVFSHVKLAPHPDDIHAIRVTAGQADLVLGCDLTVTGSKKVLGAIRPERAAVIVNTAESLPGDFTRNADFSLPTERLKRAILSAAGREQTHFIDATAAATAFLGNAIAANMFMLGHAWQLGAVPLSREALIKAIELNGEAVAMNKQAFELGRRAAHDPEALAGLLSQSKAATPARQLSQTLDEIIERRVAFLTAYQNAAYAARYRHLVARAQTREAAAMPGQTTLSETVARNLFKLMAYKDEYEVARLYSDGAFRKQVVATFEAESGDGKKLRYEFHLAPPLLARRDSVTGLPRKMSFGPWMMGAFSVLAKLKGLRGTAFDLFGYTEERRTERRLIADYEALLNELLTRLSPENRALCVALAATPEKIRGFGHVKERHLKAAKAEEAALLAQLREGGPATALPQAAE; translated from the coding sequence ATGGCCGAGACACCACGGAAATCCGGCACCGAGGCGGGAGCGCTGCGGAACGTCGCGCTCGACGACAAATACGATCTCGACAAGCGCGAGGTCTTCCTCACCGGCACACAGGCCGTCGCCCGCATGCTGCTGATGCAGCGTGAGCGCGACCGGCAGGCCGGCCTCGACACGGCCGGCTTCGTCTCCGGCTATCGCGGCTCTCCGCTCGGCGGGCTCGACCAGCAATTGATGCGGGCGTCCAAGCCTCTCAAGGCTGCGAATATCGTCTTCCAGCCGGGCCTCAACGAGGACCTCGCCGCGACCGCGATCTGGGGCACCCAGCAGGCGGGCCTGAGCGGCGAAGGCAAGCATGATGGCGTCTTCGCGCTCTGGTACGGCAAGGGGCCGGGCGTCGACCGTTCCGGCGACGTCTTCCGCCATGGCAACATGGCCGGCACCGATCCGAAGGGCGGCGTCATCTGCCTGATGGGCGACGACCATACGGCGGAATCCTCGACAAACGCCCACCAAACCGAATTCGTCCTCGTCGACCGGATGATGCCGATCCTCAATCCGGCCGGTGTGCAGGAGATCATCGATTACGGCCTGCACGGCATCGCGCTCTCGCGCTTCGCCTCGGTCTGGGTCGGCATCAAATGCGTCAAGGACAACATCGAATCGACCGCCTCCGTCGACGGCTCGCTCGACCGCGTCACCATCGTCGCGCCGACCGACTACACCCCGCCACCCGGCGGCCTCGCCATCCGCCGCGAGCTCGATTTCGTCGAGCAGGAACGCCGGATGCATCTCTACAAGCGCGATGCGATGCTGGCCTATCTACGCGCCAACAAGCTGAACCGCATCGTCACCCACGGCGGGAAGAAGCCGCGCATCGGTATCGCCACCGTCGGCAAATCCTATCTCGACGTCCAGCAGGCGCTGGCCGATCTCGGCATCGACGAGGTCCGCGCCAATGATCTCGGCATCCGCCTGTTCAAGCTCGCCTGCCCCTGGCCGATCGACCCGGCCGAGCTGAAGTCCTTCGCCAAGGGCCTCGACCTGATCATGGTCGTCGAGGAGAAGCGCTCGCTGATCGAAGTGCAGGTCCGCGAGGAGCTTTACGGCGCCAAGCACCAGCCGATGGTGATCGGCAAGAAGGACGAGACCGGCGACTGGCTCTTCCCCGTCCATGGCGCGCTCGACCCCAACGACATCGCCATCGCGCTGGGTGGCCGCCTGCTGCAATACCGCGACGATCCCGCCCTGCGTGCCCGGTTGGAGGAGATCGCGGCGGCGCAAGGGCGCCTCGCCGAGGCGCAGGAAATCGCCAGGCGCACGCCCTATTTCTGCTCGGGCTGCCCGCATAATTCCTCGACCGTCGTGCCCGAAGGCTCGCGCGCCTATGCCGGCATCGGCTGCCATTACATGGTGCAGTGGATGGACCGCGACACCGCCGGCTTCACCCAGATGGGCGGCGAAGGCGCGAACTGGGTCGGTGAGGCGCCGTTCTCGACGCGCGGCCATGTCTTCCAGAATCTCGGTGACGGCACCTACACCCATTCCGGCTCGCTCGCGATCCGCTGGGCCGTCGCGAGCGGCGTCACCATCACCTACAAGCTGCTCTATAACGACGCCGTCGCCATGACCGGCGGCCAGCAAGCCGAAGGGCACCTCTCGCCCGACCAAATGGCACGTCAGGTCGCTGCCGAGGGCGTGCAGCGCATCGCCGTCGTCAGTGACGACCCCGGCAAATATCCGCCGGGTACGCAATGGCCTGCCGGCACCACCCTGCACCACCGCGACGAACTCGACGCCGTCCAGCGCGAACTCGCCGGCACCTCCGGCGTGTCGCTGCTGCTTTACGACCAGACCTGCGCCACCGAGAAGCGCCGCCGGCGCAAGCGCGGCGCCTATCCTGATCCCGACAAGCGCGTCATCGTCAACGAACTGGTCTGCGAGGGCTGCGGCGATTGCGGCGTGCAGTCGAACTGCGTCTCGGTGCAGCCGCTGGAAACCGAATTCGGCCGCAAGCGCCAGATCGACCAGTCGAACTGCAACAAGGACTTTTCCTGCGTGAAGGGCTTCTGCCCATCCTTCGTCACCGTGCACGGCGCGAAGCCGAAAAAGGCCGATCCGCTCCGGCTCGATGCCTCGGCGCTCGGCGAAGGCGACTTGCCCGAGCCGGTCGTGCCGGCACTCGACCGCAGTTTCGCGGTGATCGTCACCGGCGTCGGCGGCACGGGCGTCGTCACCATCGGCGCGATTCTCGGCATGGCCGCGCATCTCGAAGGCAAGGGCTGCGGCATGATCGACATGGCCGGGCTCGCCCAGAAGGGCGGCGCGGTCTTCAGCCATGTGAAGCTCGCGCCGCATCCGGACGACATCCACGCCATCCGCGTCACCGCCGGGCAGGCCGATCTCGTGCTCGGCTGCGACTTGACCGTCACCGGCTCGAAGAAGGTGCTCGGCGCGATCCGGCCCGAACGCGCTGCCGTCATCGTCAACACGGCCGAGAGCCTGCCGGGCGACTTCACCCGCAATGCCGATTTCTCGCTGCCGACCGAGCGTCTGAAGCGCGCGATCCTCTCGGCCGCCGGCCGCGAGCAGACGCATTTCATCGACGCGACCGCCGCGGCGACCGCCTTCCTGGGCAATGCCATCGCGGCCAACATGTTCATGCTCGGCCATGCCTGGCAGCTCGGCGCCGTGCCGCTCTCGCGCGAAGCACTGATCAAGGCGATCGAGCTCAACGGCGAAGCCGTCGCCATGAACAAGCAGGCCTTCGAGCTAGGCCGCCGCGCCGCGCATGATCCCGAAGCGCTGGCCGGGCTGCTCTCGCAGAGCAAGGCGGCAACGCCCGCACGCCAGCTCTCGCAGACGCTGGACGAGATCATCGAGCGCCGCGTCGCCTTCCTCACCGCCTATCAGAACGCGGCCTACGCCGCGCGCTACCGCCATCTCGTCGCCCGCGCGCAGACACGCGAAGCCGCGGCGATGCCGGGCCAGACCACGCTCAGCGAGACGGTCGCCCGCAACCTCTTCAAGCTGATGGCCTATAAGGACGAATACGAGGTCGCCCGGCTCTACAGCGACGGTGCCTTCCGCAAGCAGGTTGTCGCGACCTTCGAGGCCGAGAGCGGCGACGGCAAGAAGCTGCGCTACGAATTCCACCTCGCCCCGCCGCTGCTAGCGCGGCGCGATTCCGTCACCGGCCTTCCCCGCAAAATGAGCTTCGGCCCCTGGATGATGGGCGCCTTCTCGGTTCTGGCGAAGCTGAAGGGCTTGCGCGGCACCGCCTTCGACCTCTTCGGCTACACCGAAGAGCGCCGAACCGAGCGCCGGCTGATCGCGGATTACGAGGCCCTGCTCAACGAGCTGCTCACGCGGCTGTCGCCCGAGAACCGCGCACTCTGCGTGGCGCTGGCCGCAACGCCTGAAAAGATCCGCGGCTTCGGCCATGTCAAGGAACGGCATCTGAAGGCGGCGAAGGCGGAGGAGGCGGCGCTGCTGGCGCAGCTGCGTGAGGGCGGTCCCGCAACCGCATTGCCGCAGGCTGCCGAGTAG
- a CDS encoding hypothetical protein (Evidence 5 : Unknown function), with translation MPDHCNSHPCQTGPNRGASRVARNTRSRKPLDRAPKTGMIPDQLTASGRYVSLADIFAAETAKHEAGTTGPSAGTTIREAEHGRDTTEIRHRGGSAAERRARRQIRSRQARGLPHRHTGRRPHAADAA, from the coding sequence GTGCCCGATCACTGCAACAGCCATCCCTGCCAAACGGGGCCAAATCGCGGCGCTTCCCGCGTGGCGCGCAACACCCGTTCCCGCAAGCCTCTGGACCGGGCGCCGAAAACTGGAATGATACCAGATCAATTGACCGCCTCCGGTCGATATGTCAGCCTTGCTGACATATTCGCCGCAGAGACGGCGAAGCATGAGGCCGGGACCACCGGCCCGTCGGCGGGAACGACGATCCGGGAGGCCGAGCATGGCCGAGACACCACGGAAATCCGGCACCGAGGCGGGAGCGCTGCGGAACGTCGCGCTCGACGACAAATACGATCTCGACAAGCGCGAGGTCTTCCTCACCGGCACACAGGCCGTCGCCCGCATGCTGCTGATGCAGCGTGA
- a CDS encoding conserved exported hypothetical protein (Evidence 4 : Unknown function but conserved in other organisms) — MIHAKPPGITEGSPLTRRAQFTALSGLLLAAIAAGPAAAHPHVFVNAKAEIVFAPDGAVQAIRHRWSFDEAYSAYITQGLDKNGDGKLTSDELAELAKINVESLPDVEFFTAAKLNGRKQEFGTPGEQVMSFGNKVLTLVFTLPLKTPAKARSFGIEIGDPTYFVAFSIVDELDAVVTKGAPQGCVVRVNRPPKLDDATQKRLAEADITATPDVSGLEVTTRALVACP; from the coding sequence ATGATCCACGCAAAGCCACCGGGGATCACAGAGGGTTCGCCTTTGACGCGACGCGCGCAATTTACGGCCCTGTCCGGGCTCCTGCTGGCCGCCATCGCGGCCGGGCCGGCGGCCGCGCATCCCCATGTCTTCGTCAACGCCAAGGCCGAGATCGTCTTCGCGCCCGACGGCGCAGTGCAGGCGATCCGCCATCGCTGGAGCTTCGACGAGGCCTATTCGGCCTATATCACCCAAGGCCTCGACAAGAACGGCGACGGCAAGCTGACCTCGGACGAGCTTGCCGAACTCGCCAAGATCAATGTCGAATCGCTGCCGGATGTCGAGTTCTTCACGGCCGCCAAGCTCAACGGCCGCAAGCAGGAATTCGGCACGCCGGGCGAGCAGGTCATGTCCTTCGGCAACAAGGTGCTGACGCTGGTCTTCACCCTGCCATTGAAGACCCCGGCCAAGGCGCGCTCCTTCGGCATCGAGATCGGCGACCCCACCTATTTCGTCGCCTTCAGCATCGTCGACGAGCTCGATGCGGTGGTGACCAAGGGCGCGCCGCAGGGTTGCGTCGTGCGGGTCAATCGCCCGCCCAAGCTCGACGACGCCACACAGAAGCGCCTCGCCGAAGCCGATATCACCGCGACGCCGGACGTCAGCGGGCTCGAGGTGACGACGCGGGCGCTGGTGGCATGTCCGTGA
- a CDS encoding Nickel/cobalt efflux system codes for MSVTATETARPAGATLSRRLIACALALLLVGGAVTLLALLIATVSPPPPPPPRNPFGTALPREALPSTTGFGAVLIAWQSSFYRELTATLKAIATAPGALWGLLGLAFGYGVFHAAGPGHGKAVISGYIVADNRSLKRGLALSFAAAFLQALVAIAIVTVATLLLRVTAMQMNAATTVIEQGSFLLVALVGLLMLWRKSGALVRLEAGGTHDPAACDHVHMPDAEQVSRLAGWRDMAGVVVAAGARPCAGALIILVFANAQGLFWAGIAATFAMALGTALTTGALAAFAVFFKFAALKFAGGGSLRSARLIAGLELLAAAFVAVLGAALFTGLWIGGAGS; via the coding sequence ATGTCCGTGACAGCGACTGAGACAGCGCGCCCGGCCGGCGCGACGCTGTCGCGGCGCCTGATCGCCTGCGCGCTGGCGCTGCTCCTGGTTGGGGGAGCGGTCACGCTACTGGCCCTGCTGATCGCGACCGTCAGCCCGCCGCCTCCGCCCCCACCTCGCAATCCTTTCGGCACGGCGCTGCCGCGCGAGGCTCTGCCCTCCACCACCGGCTTCGGCGCGGTGCTGATCGCCTGGCAATCGAGCTTCTACCGCGAATTGACGGCGACGCTGAAGGCGATCGCGACCGCGCCCGGCGCGCTTTGGGGGCTGCTCGGGCTCGCCTTCGGCTATGGTGTCTTCCACGCGGCCGGGCCGGGCCATGGCAAGGCGGTGATCTCCGGCTATATCGTCGCCGACAACCGCAGCCTGAAGCGGGGGCTGGCCTTAAGCTTCGCCGCCGCGTTTCTGCAGGCGCTGGTCGCCATCGCGATCGTGACGGTGGCGACGCTGCTGCTGCGGGTGACCGCGATGCAGATGAACGCCGCGACCACCGTGATCGAGCAGGGCAGCTTCCTGCTGGTGGCGCTGGTCGGGCTGCTGATGCTCTGGCGGAAGTCGGGCGCGCTGGTCAGGCTGGAAGCTGGCGGGACGCATGACCCCGCAGCCTGCGACCATGTCCATATGCCGGATGCCGAGCAGGTCTCGCGGCTCGCCGGCTGGCGGGACATGGCTGGCGTCGTCGTCGCGGCCGGCGCCCGGCCCTGCGCGGGGGCGCTCATCATCCTGGTCTTCGCGAATGCGCAGGGGTTGTTCTGGGCCGGCATCGCTGCGACCTTCGCCATGGCTCTGGGCACTGCGCTCACCACAGGGGCGCTGGCGGCCTTCGCGGTGTTCTTCAAGTTCGCCGCGCTGAAATTCGCCGGTGGCGGCAGCCTGCGCTCGGCCCGGTTGATCGCCGGGCTCGAATTGCTGGCAGCCGCCTTCGTCGCCGTGCTCGGCGCAGCGCTGTTCACGGGTCTCTGGATCGGCGGGGCAGGGAGTTAA
- a CDS encoding Nitrile hydratase accessory protein, whose product MSRPETDLAAALAADTPIPRDAEGPIFAEPWQAQAFALVVELQNKGVFTAEEWAQALGAEIREALAAGGCKDGSDYYERWCEALEHLLIEKGLASHDGVDALAASWARAAEATPHGKPILLENDPLRGRP is encoded by the coding sequence TTGAGCCGGCCTGAGACCGATCTGGCGGCGGCGCTCGCCGCCGATACGCCGATCCCGCGCGATGCCGAAGGGCCGATCTTCGCCGAGCCCTGGCAGGCGCAGGCCTTCGCGCTGGTCGTCGAGTTGCAGAACAAGGGCGTCTTCACCGCCGAGGAATGGGCACAGGCGCTCGGCGCCGAAATCCGCGAGGCGCTCGCGGCCGGCGGTTGCAAGGACGGCTCGGACTATTACGAGCGCTGGTGTGAGGCGCTTGAGCACCTGCTGATCGAAAAGGGCCTGGCATCCCATGACGGCGTCGATGCGCTCGCCGCCTCCTGGGCCCGCGCGGCCGAGGCGACGCCGCATGGCAAGCCAATCCTGCTGGAGAACGATCCGCTGCGGGGCCGACCTTAA
- the nthB gene encoding Nitrile hydratase subunit beta, which translates to MNSAHDLGGQMAFGPVVPEPNEPVFHGDWEKRVLAINVAAGAMGAWTIDEIRHARESLPPAQYLSSTYYEIWLAALDKVLVKHGFLSADELASGKPAPERREPKRVLKGEEVAGVLRRGFPYERKAEAPARFAIGDKVRTIVMHPQHHTRLPRYARGKIGVIERIVGCHVFPDSGSQGLPETAQWLYTVVFDGRELWGRDADPTSTVSIEAWESYLEPA; encoded by the coding sequence ATGAACAGCGCCCATGATCTCGGCGGCCAGATGGCCTTCGGCCCGGTCGTTCCCGAGCCGAACGAGCCGGTCTTCCATGGCGACTGGGAAAAGCGCGTGCTCGCGATCAATGTCGCGGCCGGCGCCATGGGCGCCTGGACCATCGACGAGATCCGCCACGCCCGCGAGAGCCTGCCGCCGGCGCAATATCTCTCCTCGACCTACTACGAGATCTGGCTCGCCGCACTCGACAAGGTCTTGGTCAAGCACGGCTTCCTGAGCGCGGACGAGCTCGCCAGCGGCAAGCCGGCCCCCGAACGCCGCGAGCCCAAGCGCGTGCTCAAGGGCGAGGAAGTCGCGGGCGTCCTGCGCCGCGGCTTCCCCTATGAGCGTAAGGCCGAGGCCCCGGCCCGCTTCGCCATCGGCGACAAGGTCCGCACCATCGTGATGCACCCGCAGCACCACACCCGCCTGCCGCGCTATGCCCGCGGCAAGATCGGCGTGATCGAGCGCATCGTCGGCTGCCACGTCTTCCCCGATAGCGGCTCACAGGGTCTGCCGGAGACGGCGCAGTGGCTCTACACGGTCGTCTTCGACGGCCGCGAGCTCTGGGGCCGCGACGCCGATCCGACTTCCACCGTCAGCATCGAGGCCTGGGAGAGCTATCTTGAGCCGGCCTGA
- the nthA gene encoding Nitrile hydratase subunit alpha, with product MSGHHHHDHDHHHDNHFTAVEARVKALETLMVQKGYVDPAALDAIIDTYETKIGPRDGARVVAKAWTDPGFAERLKADGTAAVAELGYGGRGGEHIVACFNTPEQHNLIVCTLCSCYPWPVLGLPPVWYKSPPYRAKAVIDPRGTIADFGVTLPENQRIRVWDSTAETRFIVIPMRPAGTEGWSEKKLASIVSRDSMIGTGLPQVDKASEDAA from the coding sequence ATGAGCGGACATCACCACCACGATCACGACCATCATCACGACAACCACTTCACCGCGGTCGAGGCGCGGGTGAAGGCGCTGGAAACGCTGATGGTTCAGAAGGGCTATGTCGATCCGGCGGCGCTCGATGCCATCATCGACACCTACGAGACGAAGATCGGCCCGCGCGACGGCGCCCGCGTTGTCGCCAAGGCCTGGACCGATCCGGGCTTCGCCGAGCGGCTGAAGGCGGACGGCACGGCAGCGGTCGCCGAGCTCGGCTATGGCGGGCGCGGCGGCGAGCATATCGTCGCCTGCTTCAACACGCCCGAGCAGCACAACCTCATCGTCTGCACGCTCTGCTCCTGCTACCCATGGCCGGTGCTGGGACTGCCGCCGGTCTGGTACAAATCCCCGCCCTACCGCGCCAAGGCGGTGATCGACCCGCGCGGCACCATCGCCGATTTCGGCGTTACGCTGCCGGAGAACCAGCGCATCCGCGTCTGGGATTCGACGGCCGAGACCCGCTTCATCGTCATCCCGATGCGGCCCGCCGGCACCGAGGGCTGGAGCGAGAAGAAGCTCGCCAGCATCGTCTCCCGCGATTCGATGATCGGCACCGGCCTGCCCCAAGTGGACAAAGCTTCGGAGGACGCCGCATGA
- a CDS encoding Amidase, translating to MTFDDPFRCFVPYPDAAVKHSVAGPLAGLTLAVKDLFDVKGYPTGAGSPLVLAQSGIKTKTAPIVKELLQAGARFVGKTHTDELAFSLNGQNAHFGSPINPAAPERITGGSSCGSMAAVAGRLADIALGSDTGGSVRAPASYGGLFGIRPSHGRLSLKRAWPLAESLDTPGWFARDGEVFARVANVLFEPDRTELPETPRLLIADDMFAQAVPEAETILRNVVQRTIPTLGQPEGVKLVRDLDALYWAFRWIQGREAWLSDGPMIERFSPPLGPGVKERFAFSKAVTDAEYAKGETTRKSFRTKLSRLLGQDGVLILPTMPDIAPLIAAKESELEDFRNRALRLLCLAGLSGFPQVTIPVAQREGAPLGLSLIGPKGSDRSLVAFAVRYERAARIRIA from the coding sequence ATGACCTTCGACGACCCGTTTCGCTGCTTCGTGCCCTATCCCGATGCCGCGGTGAAGCATTCCGTCGCGGGGCCTCTCGCCGGGCTGACGCTCGCGGTGAAGGACCTCTTCGACGTCAAGGGCTATCCGACCGGCGCAGGCTCGCCACTGGTGCTGGCGCAGTCCGGTATCAAGACCAAGACGGCGCCGATCGTGAAGGAGCTGCTCCAGGCCGGCGCCCGCTTCGTCGGCAAGACGCATACCGACGAGCTCGCCTTCTCGCTCAACGGCCAGAACGCGCATTTCGGCTCGCCGATCAATCCGGCCGCGCCGGAGCGGATCACCGGCGGCTCCTCCTGCGGCTCGATGGCGGCCGTGGCCGGGCGCCTCGCCGATATCGCGCTGGGTTCGGATACCGGCGGCTCGGTGCGCGCACCGGCCAGCTATGGCGGGCTCTTCGGCATTCGCCCCAGCCATGGCCGGCTCTCGCTGAAGCGCGCCTGGCCGCTGGCGGAAAGCCTCGACACGCCCGGCTGGTTCGCCCGCGACGGCGAGGTCTTCGCCCGGGTTGCCAATGTGCTGTTCGAGCCGGACCGGACCGAGCTGCCGGAGACGCCCCGCCTCCTCATCGCCGACGACATGTTCGCGCAGGCCGTTCCGGAGGCGGAAACGATCCTGCGCAACGTCGTGCAGCGCACCATTCCGACGCTGGGCCAGCCGGAGGGCGTCAAGCTCGTCCGCGATCTCGATGCGCTCTACTGGGCCTTCCGCTGGATACAGGGTCGCGAAGCCTGGCTGTCGGACGGTCCGATGATCGAGCGGTTCAGCCCGCCGCTCGGACCGGGCGTCAAGGAGCGCTTCGCCTTCTCGAAGGCCGTGACCGACGCGGAATACGCCAAAGGCGAGACCACGCGAAAATCCTTCCGCACCAAGCTTTCGCGGCTGCTCGGCCAGGACGGCGTGCTGATCCTGCCGACCATGCCGGACATCGCCCCGCTGATCGCGGCGAAGGAATCCGAGCTGGAGGATTTCCGCAACCGCGCGCTGCGGCTGCTCTGCCTTGCCGGCCTGTCGGGCTTCCCGCAGGTCACGATTCCGGTGGCGCAGCGCGAGGGCGCGCCGCTCGGCCTGTCGCTGATCGGGCCGAAGGGCTCGGACCGCTCGCTCGTCGCCTTCGCGGTGCGCTACGAGCGCGCCGCCCGCATCCGGATCGCCTGA